Within Sphingobium aromaticiconvertens, the genomic segment ACGTGAAGAGCGGCGGGGCGAATGGAAGCCAGGCCATCCTGCTGTCTGGCGTGAAGCCCGGCGAGCAGGTCGTCATCGCCGGCACGAGCGCGCTCAAAGCGCTCGCCTTGTCGCGGTAACCGGCCAATGCTGCGCTCACTGGTCGCCGCGGCTCTATCCTATCGCGTGCTCGTGCTGGCTCTCGCGCTGACGGTTGCGGGCCTCGGTGCATGGGCCTTCGTGAACCTGCCGGTCGATGCCTATCCCAATATCGCTCAGACGCAGGTCAAGATGATCCTGAAGGCGCCAGGGATGACGCCCGAGGAGGTGGAGAGCCGCGTCATCACGCCGATCGAGATGGAGATGCTGGGCATTCCCAACCAGGCGATCCTGCGCTCCACCGCCAAATATGCCATTGCCGACATCACCATCGACTTCACCGACGGCGCGGACATCTACTGGGCCCGTCAGCAGGTTGCCGAGCGCCTGTCGGGCGTGATGGCCGATCTGCCCGCGTCGGTCAGCGGCGGCCTCGCCCCGATTTCGACGCCGCTGTCCGACGTTTACATGTTCACGATCGAAGGGCCGCTCTCGCTCCAGCAGAAGCGCGAACTGCTCGACTGGACGATCCGGCCCGCGCTCAGGACCGTGCCCGGCGTGGCTGACGTGAACGCCTTGGGCGGTTTCGTGCGGACGTTCGAGGTCAGGCCCGATCTGGTGGCGCTTGCCGGCACGGGACTGTCGACCGCAGACATCAGCGCTGCGATCGAAAGCGGCAACCGCAACGACGGTGCCGGCCGCCTGACAAGCGGAGAAGAATCGCTGATCGTCCGCGCGGTCGGCGCGATCCGCACGGTGGAGGATCTCCAGTCGCTGGTGATCGCCAGTCGCGATGGCCACATCGTCCAGTTGGGCGATGTCGCGACGATCGGGATCGGCAGCCTCACCCGTTACGGCGCCGTCAGCAAGAACGGCAAGGCCGAGGCGGTCGAGGGGCTGGTAATCGCCTTGCGCGGCGCCGATGCGCGGCAAGTGGTCGACGGTGTGCGCGCCAGGCTCGCCGAGGTCGAAAAGACGCTGCCCGCCGACACGCATGTCAACGTCTTCTACGATCGTTCCGATCTGATTGAACGCGCCATCGGCACGGTCGAGGAAGCCCTGCTTGAGGCGACGATCCTCGTGGTCGTGCTGCTCATCCTGTTCCTGGGCGACTGGCGGGCGGCGGCGATCGTCGCCGCGACCCTGCCGATGGCGGCCCTCATCACCTTCCTGTTCATGCGCGGTATGGGGTTGTCGGCGAACCTGATGAGCCTGGGCGGCCTCGCCATCGCCATCGGCATGCTGGTCGACGGCACGGTGGTGGTGGTCGAGAATATCGTCGAGCGGCTCGGGCGGGCTCATGATGACGACCATCCGCGCCTCAATCATGTCTTCCAGGCGACCAACGAGGTCGTCGTTCCTGTGTCGGCGGGCATCGTCATCATCGCGCTCGTCTTCCTGCCCTTGCTTGCGCTCCAGGGATTGGAGGGCAAGCTGTTCGCGCCCGTCGCGCTAACCATCGTCTTCGCGCTGGCTGGCTCGCTGTTGCTGGCGCTGACGCTGGTTCCGGTGCTGTCCTCCTTCGGCCTGAAGAGCGGCCACCACGGCGATCCCTGGATCATGCGCCGGATCTCGCCGCGTTACCGCGCGCTGCTGGACGCGGCATTCGCCCGCAAGCGACTGGTCTATAGTCTGGCGGCGGCGGGGCTGGTGATCGCCGGTATCGCTTATGGTGCGGTCGGCAAGACCTTCATGCCGACCATGGACGAGGGCTCGGTGATCGTGCAGCTCACCAAGCTCCCGTCGATCAGCCTCGACCAATCGGTCAAGGGCGACATGGCGGCGCAGCGCGCGTTGCTGACGGTGCCCGAGGTCGGCGACGTGATCGCCCGCGTCGGCGCCGACGAGATCGGCCTCGATCCGATGGGGCCGAATGAGACCGACAGCTTCGTGCGCTTGAAACCGCAGTCGGAATGGCGCGGCGACAAGGACTTCGTCGTCGGCGAGATGCGCAAGGCTATGGAAGGCCTGCCCGGCATCCAGCCCAGCTTCACCCAGCCGATCGAGATGCGCGTGTCCGAGATGCTGACCGGCGCGCGCGGCGATCTCGCGGTCAAGATTTTCGGGCCGGACCTCGCGAAGCTCGCTGACCTCGCCGGTCAGGTCCAGCGCACCCTTTCCAGCATAAGCGGGGCGTCGGAAGTGCTGACCGTCGCCAACGACAGTGTCGATTATCTCCAGCTCGACATCGATCGCGCGGCGGCCGGGCGTTTCGGCATGCCGGTGGACCGGATGCAGGATGCACTGCGCGCCCAGGTCGAGGGCATTCACGCGGGCATTGTCGCGGAAGGTCAGAAGCGCGTTCCGATCATGATCCGCGGCGACGAAAGCCTGCGCTCGGACCCAACGCGCTTCGCCGACCTGCAATTGCGCACGCCCGGGGGCATTCTCGCCCGCGTCAGCGACATGGCGCGGGTGGAGCGGACCCAGGGGCCGGTGAAGCTCGACCATGAGAACGGCTCGCGCTTCGCGCTGGTGCAGGCGTTCGTCTCGGGCCGCGACCTGGTGGGTTATGTCGACGAAGCCAGGGCGGCGGTGGCGGTAAAGGTCAAGCTGCCGGCTGGATATCGCATCGTCTGGGGCGGCCAGTTCGAGAACCAGCAGCGCGCCTCGGCCCGGCTGATGCTCGTCATCCCGGTGGCGCTGCTGCTGATCTTCTTCGTGCTGCTAGCGACGCTCCGGTCGCTGCGCGCCTCGATCGTCATCCTGCTCAACATCCCTTTCGCGATGGTGGGCGGCATCGTCTCGCTCTGGGCGTCGGGGGAATATCTCTCGGTGCCGGCCTCGGTCGGGTTCATCGCGCTGCTGGGGATAGCGGTGCTGAACGGTCTCGTGCTGGTCGCCTATTTCCGGCAGCTTCGCACCGAAGGGCGCAGCATGACAGAATCCGTCCGTCTGGGCGCGGAGCGCAGGTTGCGCCCGGTGCTGATGACGGCGAGCATCACCGCCTTCGGCCTCGTCCCGCTGCTGTTCGCCAGCGGCCCAGGCTCGGAAATCCAGCGCCCGCTCGCCATCGTCGTCATCGGCGGGCTCATCACCTCGACGCTGCTGACGCTGGTCCTCCTGCCCATCCTGTTCGAGCGCTTTGGTGAAAGTGCCAGGGAAACCGAAAATGCCTGACCTACTCCTGACCTTTCACTGCGCGACCCGCGATGTCGAAACCGTCGTGGCGGCGATCCGCGCGGCATCACAGGCGCCGATCCACATCCACGATATCGCGGTGCGCGGCCGGGATTTCAGCGACGCACGCACCGCCGAGCGCGTGACGGGCAATCTTGATCGAAGTGCGATCGAGCTGATCGTAGCGGACGATGCGATGACCGAACTGGTTCGAGCCGTGGCCGAATCCAGGCGCGACCTGCCGGTTCGCTGGCGCGCCGTTGCGGTCG encodes:
- a CDS encoding CusA/CzcA family heavy metal efflux RND transporter, with the protein product MLRSLVAAALSYRVLVLALALTVAGLGAWAFVNLPVDAYPNIAQTQVKMILKAPGMTPEEVESRVITPIEMEMLGIPNQAILRSTAKYAIADITIDFTDGADIYWARQQVAERLSGVMADLPASVSGGLAPISTPLSDVYMFTIEGPLSLQQKRELLDWTIRPALRTVPGVADVNALGGFVRTFEVRPDLVALAGTGLSTADISAAIESGNRNDGAGRLTSGEESLIVRAVGAIRTVEDLQSLVIASRDGHIVQLGDVATIGIGSLTRYGAVSKNGKAEAVEGLVIALRGADARQVVDGVRARLAEVEKTLPADTHVNVFYDRSDLIERAIGTVEEALLEATILVVVLLILFLGDWRAAAIVAATLPMAALITFLFMRGMGLSANLMSLGGLAIAIGMLVDGTVVVVENIVERLGRAHDDDHPRLNHVFQATNEVVVPVSAGIVIIALVFLPLLALQGLEGKLFAPVALTIVFALAGSLLLALTLVPVLSSFGLKSGHHGDPWIMRRISPRYRALLDAAFARKRLVYSLAAAGLVIAGIAYGAVGKTFMPTMDEGSVIVQLTKLPSISLDQSVKGDMAAQRALLTVPEVGDVIARVGADEIGLDPMGPNETDSFVRLKPQSEWRGDKDFVVGEMRKAMEGLPGIQPSFTQPIEMRVSEMLTGARGDLAVKIFGPDLAKLADLAGQVQRTLSSISGASEVLTVANDSVDYLQLDIDRAAAGRFGMPVDRMQDALRAQVEGIHAGIVAEGQKRVPIMIRGDESLRSDPTRFADLQLRTPGGILARVSDMARVERTQGPVKLDHENGSRFALVQAFVSGRDLVGYVDEARAAVAVKVKLPAGYRIVWGGQFENQQRASARLMLVIPVALLLIFFVLLATLRSLRASIVILLNIPFAMVGGIVSLWASGEYLSVPASVGFIALLGIAVLNGLVLVAYFRQLRTEGRSMTESVRLGAERRLRPVLMTASITAFGLVPLLFASGPGSEIQRPLAIVVIGGLITSTLLTLVLLPILFERFGESARETENA
- a CDS encoding DUF3240 family protein, which encodes MPDLLLTFHCATRDVETVVAAIRAASQAPIHIHDIAVRGRDFSDARTAERVTGNLDRSAIELIVADDAMTELVRAVAESRRDLPVRWRAVAVVARGRLA